In Sardina pilchardus chromosome 8, fSarPil1.1, whole genome shotgun sequence, a genomic segment contains:
- the gal3st1a gene encoding galactosylceramide sulfotransferase isoform X2 — protein MVVRQRRQWRSICKGLILGTLLTSCMILFYCLSSPQIQFNLPELPVPYSCAHRPTQAHAASNTNTSKHGQDQTPCVPKVDIMFMKTHKTASSTLLNILFRFGEKQRLKFAFPSSRNDFSYPSSFHRSQVKDYRPGMCFNIICNHMRFNATEVAKVLPSDTTYITILRDPAELFESSFHYFHNAVPLTWKIPGDDKFAEFLRDPKYYYDSNGYNSFYLKNLLFFDLGQENNLEPSDPRVEVSIQAIAKRFRLVMLVEHFEESLILLKDALCWEMDDLLFFKLNARKDSTVSKMTSELRARALEWNALDWKLYQHFNATFWSKVDAYGQERMARDVAELRRRNSEMAGICIEGGQAVDAGSIEETAMQPWQPIGEKSIMGYNLKKNMDKGHRKLCRKMLTPELQYLSDLGVNLWITKLWGYIREVINW, from the exons ATGGTTGTCAGGCAGAGGAGGCAGTGGAGGTCTATTTGCAAAGGCCTTATACTGGGTACCCTCCTAACCAGCTGCATGATCCTGTTTTACTGTCTGTCATCACCGCAGATTCAGTTCAACCTACCTGA ACTGCCTGTGCCTTATTCCTGTGCACACCGTCCAACTCAAGCACACGCTGCTtccaacacaaacacctctaAGCATGGCCAGGACCAGACCCCCTGTGTTCCCAAGGTGGACATCATGTTCATGAAGACTCACAAGACAGCCAGTAGCACACTCCTCAACATCCTCTTCCGCTTTGGCGAGAAGCAGCGGCTCAAGTTTGCCTTCCCGAGTAGCAGGAACGACTTCTCCTACCCTTCCTCCTTTCACCGCTCCCAGGTGAAGGACTACAGGCCGGGCATGTGTTTCAACATCATCTGCAACCACATGCGCTTCAACGCGACCGAGGTGGCCAAGGTGCTGCCCTCTGACACCACATACATCACAATCCTGCGAGATCCAGCAGAACTCTTTGAGTCCTCATTTCACTACTTTCACAACGCGGTGCCTCTGACCTGGAAGATCCCAGGGGACGACAAGTTTGCTGAATTCCTCAGAGACCCGAAATACTACTATGACTCGAACGGCTACAACTCATTCTACCTCAAGAACTTGCTGTTCTTCGACTTAGGACAGGAGAACAATTTGGAGCCGAGTGACCCGAGGGTTGAAGTGAGCATCCAGGCCATCGCTAAGCGCTTCCGGCTGGTGATGCTGGTGGAGCACTTTGAGGAGTCCCTCATCTTGCTCAAGGATGCCCTCTGCTGGGAGATGGACGATCTGCTCTTTTTCAAACTGAACGCCCGCAAAGACTCGACCGTGTCGAAGATGACCAGTGAGCTGAGAGCCAGGGCTCTTGAGTGGAACGCCCTCGACTGGAAGCTGTACCAGCACTTCAATGCCACCTTCTGGAGCAAGGTCGATGCCTACGGGCAGGAGCGGATGGCGCGAGATGTGGCTGAGCTCCGGCGGCGGAACTCGGAGATGGCGGGCATTTGCATCGAGGGCGGTCAGGCCGTGGATGCGGGGAGCATCGAGGAGACCGCCATGCAGCCCTGGCAGCCCATTGGCGAGAAGTCCATCATGGGTTAcaatctgaaaaaaaatatggaCAAAGGACATCGCAAACTGTGTCGCAAGATGCTCACGCCAGAGCTGCAGTACCTCTCTGACCTTGGGGTGAACCTTTGGATCACCAAACTTTGGGGCTACATAAGGGAAGTCATTAACTGGTGA
- the vps36 gene encoding vacuolar protein-sorting-associated protein 36, giving the protein MDRFTWSNGLLEINETLVIQQRGIRLYDGDDKAKMDVGIVLLTTHRLIWRDQKNHECCISIPLSQVIFFEEQAAGIGKSAKIVVHLHPNPANKEPGPYQHSKFSYIKLSFKEHGQIEFYRRLTEEMIQKRWENTPASEPMPTATGSKTGRTRAVGIVGIERKLEEKRKETDKSISEAFEDLSKLMVKAKEMVELSRSIANKIKDKQGDITEDETIRFKSYLLSMGIANPVTRETHGSGTHYHMQLAKQLGDMLQAPLEERGGMMALTEVYCLVNRARGMELLSPEDLVNACKMFESLKLPLRLRVFDSGVMVVQLQSHSEEEMIASALDNVSDKGSLTAEEFAKLLGLSVLLSKERLLLAEKMGHLCRDDSVEGLRFYPNLF; this is encoded by the coding sequence ATGGATCGTTTTACGTGGTCTAACGGGTTATTGGAAATAAATGAAACGTTGGTGATTCAGCAAAGAGGTATCAGACTGTATGATGGAGATGATAAGGCTAAAATGGACGTGGGAATAGTCTTGCTAACTACCCATCGGCTGATATGGAGGGATCAGAAGAATCATGAGTGTTGCATTTCCATACCTCTCTCTCAGGTTATATTTTTCGAAGAACAAGCCGCTGGCATTGGAAAGAGTGCAAAGATAGTTGTTCACTTACACCCAAACCCTGCAAACAAGGAGCCGGGTCCATACCAGCACAGCAAGTTTTCCTACATCAAGTTGTCCTTCAAGGAACATGGGCAGATTGAGTTCTACCGGAGACTGACAGAGGAGATGATACAAAAGAGATGGGAGAACACACCAGCCTCTGAACCCATGCCTACAGCAACAGGATCTAAGACAGGAAGAACCCGTGCAGTTGGAATAGTAGGCATTGAGAGAAAGTTGGAGGAGAAACgcaaagagacagacaagagCATATCGGAGGCATTTGAGGACCTCAGTAAGCTCATGGTGAAAGCCAAAGAGATGGTGGAACTGTCAAGATCCATCGCCAACAAAATCAAAGACAAGCAAGGGGACATCACAGAAGATGAAACCATCCGTTTCAAGTCATACTTGCTCAGCATGGGCATAGCCAATCCTGTAACCAGAGAGACCCATGGTTCAGGGACACATTATCATATGCAACTGGCGAAACAGCTGGGTGACATGCTGCAGGCCCCTCTGGAAGAGCGTGGCGGTATGATGGCTCTGACAGAGGTCTACTGCCTGGTGAACAGGGCCAGAGGGATGGAGCTTCTGTCTCCCGAGGACTTGGTGAACGCCTGTAAGATGTTTGAGTCTCTGAAACTGCCTTTGAGGCTGCGGGTCTTTGACAGCGGCGTCATGGTGGTCCAGCTTCAATCCCATAGCGAAGAGGAGATGATCGCCTCAGCTCTGGATAATGTGTCTGACAAGGGTTCCCTGACCGCTGAAGAGTTTGCCAAACTTTTAGGGCTGTCGGTGCTTCTATCTAAGGAGAGACTACTGTTGGCTGAAAAAATGGGACATTTGTGCCGGGATGACTCGGTAGAGGGATTGCGATTTTATCCAAATTTATTTTAA
- the gal3st1a gene encoding galactosylceramide sulfotransferase isoform X1: MVMGNCTWMYGIPTSFDDIMVVRQRRQWRSICKGLILGTLLTSCMILFYCLSSPQIQFNLPELPVPYSCAHRPTQAHAASNTNTSKHGQDQTPCVPKVDIMFMKTHKTASSTLLNILFRFGEKQRLKFAFPSSRNDFSYPSSFHRSQVKDYRPGMCFNIICNHMRFNATEVAKVLPSDTTYITILRDPAELFESSFHYFHNAVPLTWKIPGDDKFAEFLRDPKYYYDSNGYNSFYLKNLLFFDLGQENNLEPSDPRVEVSIQAIAKRFRLVMLVEHFEESLILLKDALCWEMDDLLFFKLNARKDSTVSKMTSELRARALEWNALDWKLYQHFNATFWSKVDAYGQERMARDVAELRRRNSEMAGICIEGGQAVDAGSIEETAMQPWQPIGEKSIMGYNLKKNMDKGHRKLCRKMLTPELQYLSDLGVNLWITKLWGYIREVINW; the protein is encoded by the exons ATGGTTATGGGAAACTGTACTTGGATGTATGGCATAC ctACCTCCTTTGATGATATCATGGTTGTCAGGCAGAGGAGGCAGTGGAGGTCTATTTGCAAAGGCCTTATACTGGGTACCCTCCTAACCAGCTGCATGATCCTGTTTTACTGTCTGTCATCACCGCAGATTCAGTTCAACCTACCTGA ACTGCCTGTGCCTTATTCCTGTGCACACCGTCCAACTCAAGCACACGCTGCTtccaacacaaacacctctaAGCATGGCCAGGACCAGACCCCCTGTGTTCCCAAGGTGGACATCATGTTCATGAAGACTCACAAGACAGCCAGTAGCACACTCCTCAACATCCTCTTCCGCTTTGGCGAGAAGCAGCGGCTCAAGTTTGCCTTCCCGAGTAGCAGGAACGACTTCTCCTACCCTTCCTCCTTTCACCGCTCCCAGGTGAAGGACTACAGGCCGGGCATGTGTTTCAACATCATCTGCAACCACATGCGCTTCAACGCGACCGAGGTGGCCAAGGTGCTGCCCTCTGACACCACATACATCACAATCCTGCGAGATCCAGCAGAACTCTTTGAGTCCTCATTTCACTACTTTCACAACGCGGTGCCTCTGACCTGGAAGATCCCAGGGGACGACAAGTTTGCTGAATTCCTCAGAGACCCGAAATACTACTATGACTCGAACGGCTACAACTCATTCTACCTCAAGAACTTGCTGTTCTTCGACTTAGGACAGGAGAACAATTTGGAGCCGAGTGACCCGAGGGTTGAAGTGAGCATCCAGGCCATCGCTAAGCGCTTCCGGCTGGTGATGCTGGTGGAGCACTTTGAGGAGTCCCTCATCTTGCTCAAGGATGCCCTCTGCTGGGAGATGGACGATCTGCTCTTTTTCAAACTGAACGCCCGCAAAGACTCGACCGTGTCGAAGATGACCAGTGAGCTGAGAGCCAGGGCTCTTGAGTGGAACGCCCTCGACTGGAAGCTGTACCAGCACTTCAATGCCACCTTCTGGAGCAAGGTCGATGCCTACGGGCAGGAGCGGATGGCGCGAGATGTGGCTGAGCTCCGGCGGCGGAACTCGGAGATGGCGGGCATTTGCATCGAGGGCGGTCAGGCCGTGGATGCGGGGAGCATCGAGGAGACCGCCATGCAGCCCTGGCAGCCCATTGGCGAGAAGTCCATCATGGGTTAcaatctgaaaaaaaatatggaCAAAGGACATCGCAAACTGTGTCGCAAGATGCTCACGCCAGAGCTGCAGTACCTCTCTGACCTTGGGGTGAACCTTTGGATCACCAAACTTTGGGGCTACATAAGGGAAGTCATTAACTGGTGA